The following nucleotide sequence is from Littorina saxatilis isolate snail1 unplaced genomic scaffold, US_GU_Lsax_2.0 scaffold_1380, whole genome shotgun sequence.
TAAAAATTACATACCGCAACACGGTCTGTGTTAAGCGCATAACAAGTACACCATGCATCTTTATAGTAAAACATACCATCAGAAAGTTTTAATAGAGTGAAACAGGTCAAACCTCACGAGCACATTCATGGCTATGGGTATAGCTAggttgctttttgttgttgttgtttttgttgttgttgttgttgttgttgttgttgttgttttctcgcTGAAAAACATGACACGTGAACTGCCAGCGCTCTTGGTTTTATCTTTTACAAGAGCTCCGAAACCGCCGACTTACTGAACGTGTTGACTTTTCTTCAATTATAAAATACTCTATGAAAACAATGTCTCTCTCCTCAAACTCGCGCACGCAGTAATACAATCATTTCAACGTGACTTGTACTCTCGTGTGCGTCTCACCCTATGTGCGTGCGTtcctgcgtgcgtgtgcgtgtgtgtgtgtgcatgtgcgtgtgtgtgtagtcgAGCGGACGAATATTTACGAGCCAGAATGTCTGCTGTACCCGTATACTGTACTCTATTTTTCATGACCGATTCCATCCATTTCTTTGAAAAGCACATACAATTCTATGCACTTGAAAGTGTTCACATAAGAAATCGTTCTATATTTCAGAAGACATGAAAGGGCAACGCATAAAATCAGTACAAGCAACCCAGCACGCGCACAAATTCACACATATTTACAAAATCTCcctgtgttttttgtttctatTTCACAAGCAATTTCATCAGCACGGAATGCAGTTGGACCGAAGTTTTAAGAACTAGACGCACTCGCACTCTTGTGGCAACAGCGTACGGATACGCCCGAGAAGTTTTTGTCATGTCCATATTTGGCACTTTGTGACGTCAGCAATCTTGTGACATTTGACACTTTGGGAGTACTTTCAAACGTGCAAATAAAACCCTGTGAAACAAGGAATAATAGTTCAGGTTTTCTGAGAAATTCGGGCCCTGTGTTAGCACAAAGatgtttctttctgtttttgacAGAAGCAGAGAAGGCCACGAGCGTTTATCACTGACACTAAATGAAGGTTTAATTACTTTTCGCAAGATCCTGTCATTAAATTATCAAGACGCAAAGCATTCCCGGTGTTTACAATTTTTGAGTTATATTTAGACAACAGCTGTCTACATGGGTTTCTGTTTCTACCTGGACATAAGAAAGTGCTCCCAAACGGAAAGATATTGCATAAAATGACCCCGCGAAGCATTGTTGCAAAGCATCACCTCCTGCTTGAGAAGGACGTCACATCAGATGGCACCCACTTTGACATCATCCCAATATTGGACAGCGAAGCCATGGTAAGCGCAGCCACGAACGACAACGCACAAGTCAGAAACCACGAAGGGCAGCAACTCTGCGCAGCTCCTTGACTGAGCCCGCTAGCTGGCGTGGGGGAAGATCCATCCGCTTGGGGGCGCTGCGAGCCGATGTGCACGTGTTTGTTTCCGTTGTTCTGATCGGGGATGACGTATTTGAGATCTGTGGACCTGGTCGACGTTCCTTGTGTGCTGGCCGGGTTGTCCTTATCAGGGTAGCACACTTTGCTCCGCGACTCtgtggaaaaaaagagagaacaagTGATTTTGCCCCCATgtttaggggaagggctcctaatatggaccggctcctaatatggaccacctcctgttctaacaaactaacggcgctagagcgctcaaaaaagttatattcgctgtattcaccctctcttgataacttgcacatgtgaaaacagttgcagaaacagaaatctcaaaaccgttcggctttttctctttttttcacttttggcagcgttcactctaaatttgccacctaaaacggactcgtttctgtccacagccaaagcttttatcacacagaaattgctatatatgacagctaaaaccgtatttgttacattttagcagtgttgaccccgagtttctactgcaaacaaaagaaaatagtaaaatctcaaagtatgtgcgagtcccctaatatggaccaccttcaacaaatcgaagaaaataaaagctaaagtctatttttattaattcattaagaagcttgctggaaataacctataattagccctcgagatttaaaaaaaatgcaacaaaaagtcttattttcgtggaagttgataatttcacttattttcactctgtttttgataagcttctttagtttcctggtgtgcttcaaataatgctctcatcaacccgaaacagataaatctagagcatattttaattaggctgacttgtacactaagttgtatcatgttattttgaaatatagggggctttttacagtgattcgtgaaggccgcttcactggtccatattaggcgcccaggctcctaatatggaccctttgtgattttttctgtatttaatttttgctgaatgtctatcaaagctatttcactctaattaagcctaacggttaacctaagagagaaggactaccaaacacaaaatgaaacttcttcgcaagaaaacaagctagttatcagcattaaacaaaaagtggtccatattaggagcccttcccctacatgttTTTGTGCCGGTGGgctgtccttgtattggtgagtgcAGATTTCTTTCGTTTTTCAACCATGTTTACTACTTTAATGTCGTAATGCTGGCAAATGTAGGTTGCTTCTTCCCAGTGCAAGGCTAGCAACAACAAGCGCCTATCAAGGTATGCGCGTGTTTAAGAGTAACCAGGCACCTGCACTTCTTGCAGAACGATCGTGGCCTTTAAAGTGCCAAAGCGATGACACGGGATTGGGACATGGATGACGTCGCTGAGTCCTTACAAAAAGTTGACCCGAGTGTTGGTAtgcaaaacatatacatatgttgtgaatttgggaacgttggcagtctctttgattTTGGATTTAAACATATACAGTCGATCAAGCTTCAACATACAATGTCAAGGTAATACTTTCGCAGAATGCTGGCACGCATTTTATCCTTGTCCTGATGTGAAAGAACGTATAAGCTTGCACGCAAAACTTCGAATGGTGTAAGTGAACAtcattttgaacacatttctgtaacaagttttgAATTCTCTGTGACATTCTACGTAGTTCTGCTGACAAAAGTAGCACATATAGTGTAAAGTAGTGTTCAAatgaaatgggggggggggggggtagagagtgGTTTTGGGGTGTtggaggtctgaaaaggggAAGTGGGGCGAGGTTTCACAGTAGATCACTATAAGATCAAAGATGAGTGGTCCTTTCTCTGTGGCATGTACTCACTGTCGTCCAGGTAGAGAGTGGCTTTGGGCAGCATGCCGGCGCCAGAAGCCGTCTCGGGGGACTCTGGGCACTGGGTGGTGGGCATGCGGTACATGATGCGATACGGCCACCTCGGACCCTCGATATGACTGCTGATCACCTGGGGACACAGACATGGCAAGGATGGCGTTACACAGTAAGTAAGGGCATGCGGTACATGATGCGATACCGCCACCTCGGCCCCTCGATGTGTCTGCTGATCAGCTGGGGACACAGACATGGCAAGGATGGCGTTACACAGTAAGTAAGGGCATGCGGTACATGATGCGATACCGCCACCTCGGCCCCTCGATGTGTCTGCTGATCACCTGGAGACACAGACATGGCAAGGATGGCGTTACACAGTAAGTAAGGGCATGCGGTACATGATGCGATACCGCCACCTCGGCCCCTCGATGTGTCTGCTGATCACCTGGGGACACAGACATGGCAAGGATGGCGTTACACAGTAAGTAAGGGCATGCGGTACATGATGCGATACGGCCACCTCGGACCCTCGATATGACTGCTGATCACCTGGGGACACAGACATGGCAAGGATGGCGTTACACAGTAAGTAAGGGCATGCGGTACATGATGCGATACCGCCACCTCGGCCCCTCGATATGACTGCTGATCACCTGGGGACACAGACATGGCAAGGATGGCGTTACACAGTAAGTAAGGGCATGCGGTACATGATGCGATACGGCCACCTCGGACCCTCGATATGACTGCTGATCACCTGGGGACACAGACATGGCAAGGATGGCGTTACACAGTAAGTAAGGGCATGCGGTACATGATGCGATACCGCCACCTCGGCCCCTCGATGTGTCTGCTGATCACCTGGAGACACAGACATGGCAAGGATGGCGTTACACAGTAAGTAAGGGCATGCGGTACATGATGCGATACCGCCACCTCGGCCCCTCAATGTGTCTGCTGATCAGCTGGGGACACAGACATGGCAAGGATGGCGTTACACAGTAAGTAAGGGCATGCGGTACATGATGCGATACCGCCACCTCGCACCCTCGATGTGTCTGCTGATCACCTGGGGACACAGACATGGCAAGGATGGCGTTACACAGTAAGTAAGGGCATGCGGTACATGATGCGATACCGCCACCTCGGACCCTCGATATGACTGCTGATCACCTGGGGACACAGACATGGCAAGGATGGCGTTACACAGTAAGTAAGGGCATGCGGTACATGATGCGATACCGCCACCTCGGCCCCTCGATGTGTCTGCTGATCACCTGGGGACACAGACATGGCAAGGATGGCGTTACACAGTAAGTAAGGGCATGCGGTACATGATGCGATACGGCCACCTCGGACCCTCGATATGACTGCTGATCACCTGGGGACACAGACATGGCAAGGATGGCGTTACACAGTAAGTAAGGGCATGCGGTACATGATGCGATACCGCCACCTCGGCCCCTCAATGTGTCTGCTGATCAGCTGGGGACACAGACATGGCAAGGATGGCGGTAAACAGTGTTTACCCATTGCTACACATTCCACCACCAGAGCTGTTTTCCAGTTTTCAAAACTTTGGAACCATCTTGCTGAGTAGGCTCAAACAATTACGGTATCGAGTGGGAAAACGGATGGTTTGAATAAACTCCGAAGTGGTGTAATAATTATTGGAAACATGATgccttaaaggccaacatcggcTGGTATGCCGGCGCGACAGATTTAGCTcagtctgttttgtttttttcgcaTCTGGACAAGATCCGGTGTCGCTGGCAACGCTAAATCTAGCTCTGTGGTCTTCTGCTAAAGTAACTCTTTGCACCCTGGAGACGGATGTTCTGTAATACGGGACAGAATTAAGGACacgcttttttgtttgtttgtttgttacatttagtcaagttttgactaaatgttttaacgtagaggggggaatcgagacgagggtgtggtgtatgtgtgtgtgtgtgtgcgcgtgtgtgtgtgtagagcgattgagagtaaactactggaccgatctttatgaaatttgacatgagagttcctgggtatgacatccccggacaatttttttcattttttcgataaatgtctttgatgacgtcatatccggctttttgtaaaagttgaggcggcactgtcacaccctcatttttcaatcaaattgattgaaattttggccaagcaatcttcgacaaaggccggacttcggtattgcatttcagcttggtggcttaaaaattaattaatgactttggtcattaacaatctgaaaattgtaattaaaattattttttttataaaacgatccaaatttacgttcatcttattcttcatcattttctgattccaaaaacatataaatatattatattcggattaaaaacaaggtctgaaaattaaaaatataaaaattattatcaaaatcaaatttccgaaattgatttaaaaacactttcatcttattccttgtcggttcctgattccaaaaacatatagatatgatatgtttggattaaaaacacgctcagaaagttaaaacgaagagaggtacagaaaagcgtgctatccttctcagcgcaactactaccccgctcttcttgtcaatttcactgcctttgtcacgagcggtggactgacgatgctacgagtatacggtcttgctgaaaaattgcattgcgttcagtttcattctgtgagttcgacagcttgactaaatgttgtattttcgccttacgcgacttgtttgtttgtttgctttacgcccagccgaccacagtaacgcacttgcgctcggaagcgagaggttgcgagttcgaccctgggtcagggcgttagcaattttctcccccctttcctaacctaggtggtgggttcaagtgctagtctttgggatgagacgaaaaaccgaggtcccttcgtgtacactacattggggtgtgcacgttaaagatcccacgactgacaaaagggtctttcctggcaaaattgtataggcatagataaaaatgtcccccaaaatacccgtgcgatctgctggccgatgtgaatgcgtgatgtattgtgtaaaaaaaattccatctcacacggcataaataaatccctgcgccttgaataaaaataaataaataaataaatccctgcgcctagaactgtacccacggaatacgcgcgatataagcctcatattgattgattgattgatatcagggcggtgctgctttgacatataacgtgcgccacacacaagacagaagtcgcagcacaggcttcatgtctcacccagtcacattattctgacaccggaccaaccagtcctagcactaaccccataatgccagacgccaggcggagcagccactagattgccaattttaaagtcttaggtatgacccggccgggtttcaaacccacgacctcccgatcacggggcggacgccttaccactaggccaaccgaaGGACACGCTAAAAGCCTCTCTGAAAGACATTGACATTCAGCTCGACTCCTGGGAGCAGCTTGCCCAAGACAGATCACACTGGCGTGGTTTCATTCATACTGGTGCCCAGACCGCGGAAGACAGAAGAACACATATCGCAGAGCAAAAGCGCACACTCCGGAAAACCAGAGTAGCCAGTACCCCAGCAGCTGAACCCTCTCATGTGTGTCCTACGTGCGGGAGGGGTTTCCTGGCCCGGATAAACCTCATCAGCCATCTACGGACCCATCAGACCAGACATCCAATCGTACCATTAGTCTGCGGTCATTGTCAAAACTCAGGACGAAACTCGATCAATTAGAAGCTGCAATACTAACCCAGCAGTTGTACTCGTTCTTGCCGTCCATGCTGCGAGTGATGAGTTGTTGCTGTAGCGACCCTTCGTCTGCCGGGATGAAGGCCAGACACTGGAACTCTGCGACATCACCAGACATTGCGCCtttaagacagacagacagacacacagcacGCGCCTTCAGAGCTATGCTCGCTACTTACATCACCAGACAAATGAAAATGATACTCATGTGGGAAAAGACGGGAAaaaatgtgcacacacaaacatagtgAAGACACACTAACATAAAGGGTTTAtttcattttctgaaaatggtAAACAGCTATCTTTTTCCTTTAATGTcggaaaaatgaaaacattatCTTGAAgatctttacacacacacacacacacacacacacacacacacacacacacaaacacacacacacacacacatatatataatttatatatatatatatatatatatatatatatatatatctctctctctctctctatatatatatatatatatatatatacgcacgcacgcacccacgcacgcacgcacacacaaacacacacacacacatacaaacgctggcaagcaatcaaacacacacacacacacacacacacacacacacacacactcactcacatacacaaactcacgcacgcaagcacgcaaacaaaataatacaatgCTAAGAAGAAAACTGACTGCcagacccccctccccacccacacacacacgcacaccccaaCCCCACCACCACTatccaaacaacaacaacaacaacaacaacaacaacaacaacaacaacaacaacaacaacaacaacccaaacaaagaGGAAATCAACAAAGAGAAAATCAAGAAGCACTGACCCTGTGGGATGATGAGCGAGGCGCACGTGCTAGACCTGAAGACGAGAGTGCCGCGCGTGGTGCATGTGTCGGGGCTCCAGTCCCCCAGCTCCCCCTCACACTGCTCGCCGTTCACTGTGCCGTTGAACGGGATGTTGGAGTTGAGGCCGCAGTAGCTCGGCCACAAGTCTCGAGCCACTGACGGCAAGAAAAACGGATGTTTTAAATAAACGAATTCCGGAAACAACTCtctgtgtgaatatgtgtgtgtgtgtgtgtgtgtgtgtgtgtgtgtgtgtgtgtgtgtttgtgtgtgtgtgtgtgcgtgtgtatatgtgtgtgacggtgtgtgtgtgtgtgtgggggggggtgtatggGTTATCGGGGAGctctttcccttgttttaattTCCCTTTTCCATGGAAACGTTGAGGCAAGCAACACGTGCCATTGTAGGCTTACCTCGGTGATTGTATGGAAACGGGGGAAAGCAGCTCTTCTACGATCCAtacaaacttgacagagttatttccgaacatcttTCCTATCTTCCTTTCGTTATTATAACTTCAGACAAGTCTAGCACATAAACCAATCATGTATGGTTTGAATTATCCTTTCTTCGTTTCTTCAGACACTTGTGGCGTTACAAAGCTAACAGCCTTTGTTCCTCTAGACACACGGACATACATAAGAGACAAAGGATACCATTCAGCAGCTGAAGTGTATAAATAACAAGGAGCAGTTTACAAAACAAACGTTTCCCACAGAAAATGAGGAGAGTGTGcggtttttctttttgtttgattAGTGCAGCATCTACTTACGGATAAGATTCTTGAATTCGAAACTGCGGTATCTGTCGCGCAGGGGCGATGAATCTTTGTCAAAGTGACAGATGGTTTCTGGTTCGCCGTCCTTTCTGTGACTCTTGCCTGCAATCAAACAGATCATCATCATCTGATCATCATCGGTCCATGCCGTATCGCCGGCGTATCTCTCTGACCGGGTGCATAATTACTGCGCggaactgtcttacatatcaattcctttgtaatttaaaaattacacaacaccatgaaaaatcattatcgacgatcgcgaatctgcttatatcaataacacattacgaaaagctctaaatatgtaaaaaatcgatttcctctccagagaaggaaaacaaaggcatcctgtcagggataaatgagacccgaagggaagtaactcattttacctgagttcaggatgacagACATGTACACATCCATGAACTTTGCCTATTCCACTACATACAGACTACACCCaggggaagtgtgtgtgtgtgtgtgtgtgtgtgtgtgtgtggtgcgtgcgtgcgtgcgtgcgtgcgtgcgtgtgtgtatgtttttctgtctgtctgtctgtctgtccgtctgtccgtctgtctgtctgtctgtctgtctgtctgtctgtctgcacgcGTGCTAATGCTTGCTCacgtatgtgcgtgtatgtgtacgtaCATGTGATTGTGCCCTTCTGTGTGTCAGGCTGAGCGtgtgaatggggggggggggggtgctcgCACGGTCCGCATGTGCGCATGTACAACTAATAGGAACAAACATGTGACGACAGGCACAGACTATACGTACCCACTCGGAACTGCAGaacgttgttgtttcttcttttgaACTCGAAACACGTGTACCTCTCTGAGCTgtaacacacaagacagaagcaGGACATTCATCACACACATGTAATATGGAGAAAGTACGTACATCCCGGCCCTTCCTCCTCTCCACTCCTCTGCATCAAACACAGAAGCAGGACAAAAATACGATAAATCAAACATCACAATTTTGGTTTAATGTTTTCTAGCTTTTCTCATTTGCATGATACCTTTGACTGCGATTTGTTTCTGCATATTATATAACAATCTGACTTTTTCACCATTTTCATATCTATCTCTAGTTGTAATTCTGCTTTCAAACCTACGAATGCAAATTTCATGAATAtgttaaaaataataaaacactgtttaaagcTAACAGCAGTCTCACAATTTCTTACCCAGTACCCACCATCCGTTGTTTAAAGCTAACAGGAGTCTCACGAGGTCCAACTCAGTACCCACCATCCGTTGTTTAAAGCTAACAGGAGTCTCACGAGGTCTAACCCAGTACCCACCATCCGTTTTTTTAAAGCTAACAGGAGTCTCACGAGGTCTAACCCAGTACTCACCATCCGTTCTTTAAAGCTAACAGGAGTCTCACGAGGTCTAACCCAGTACTCACTATCCGTTCTTTAAAGCTAACAGGAGTCTCACGAGGTCTAACCCAGTACCCACCATCCGTTGTTTAAAGCTAACAGGAGTCTCACGAGGTCTAACCCAGTACCCACCATCCGTTTTTTAAAGCTAACAGGAGTCTCACGAGGTCTAACCCAGTACTCACCATCCGTTGTTTAAAGCTAACAGGAGTCTCACGAGGTCCAACTCAGTACCCACCATCCGTTGTTTAAAGCTAACAGGAGTCTCACGAGGTCTAACCCAGTACCCACCATCCGTTGTTTAAAGCTAACAGGAGTCTCACGAGGTCTAACCCAGTACCCACCATCCGTTCTTTAAAGCTAACAGGAGTCTCACGAGGTCTAACCCAGTACCCACCATCCGTTTTTTAAAGCTAACAGGAGTCTCACGAGGTCTAACCCAGTACTCACCATCCGTTCTTTAAAGCTAACAGGAGTCTCACGAGGTCTAACCCAGTACCCACCATCCGTTTTTGAAGGTGGAGATGGTCTTGTAGCGGTAGTCGTTCTCGCTGATGACGTCAGTGCACGTGAAGTCCCCCAGCTGAGAGAAGGACAGCGAGTATCGGTCAATGAACACGTCCTCCGTTCTCTCTCGTTCGTACAGAATCCAGTCCCCGTACAGCCGTGGGTCAAACCAGCACCGGTCCTTCTTCTCCGCTTCAGTCTTGTCTTCTGAAACAAGGTGAAACATGGTGAAACCTGATGAAACATGGTTAAACATGATGAAACACGATGAAACACGGTGAAACATGGTGAAACCTGATGAAACATGGTGAAACACGGTGGAACCTGATGAAACATGGTTAAACATGATGAAACATGGTCAAACACGGTGAAACCTGATGAAACATGGTTAAACATGATGAAACACGATGAAACACGGTGAACCATGGTGAAACATGATGACACATGGTGAAACAAGGTGAAACACGGTGAAACATGGTGAAACATGTAGAAACACGGTAAAACATGATGAAACATGATGAAACAAGGTGAAACATGTAGAAACACGGTGAAAAATGGTGAAACCTGGAAAAACATAGTTAAACATGATAAAACATGATGAAACATGGTGAAACATGGTGACATGCTGTTGTATATTGGTGTGGACATTTTCTCCTTCGTTTGTCTTCTGAAACATGGCGAAACATGGTGAAGCATGGTGACAAAGGATGAAACAAGATGAACCACGGTAAAACATGATGAAACGTGGTTAAACGTGGTGAACAATAATGAAACATTGTGAAACACGATGACATGCTGGAATGCTACTATGTTTATTGGTATGGACATTTTTCCTCATTTTTGTCTTCTGAAACATTGTTAAATGCTGTTAGATGTCGGGATTGGGATGTTTTGTGTAAACGTTGTGAAATGGCAATATAACCAAGTCTTCTGTTGGTACACTGTGAAAAGGGCTGCTGAAACATCGTTGAACGAGCTTGTAAAGAAACATTATACATTGAAGATATTTGGGTTCTCGTTTCAAACCTATCGTTAAACTCCTCTGCTGAACCATTGCGACGAAGAGTCTTTAAACTACGTTACAAGAACATAAgtttaccatcccgaagaaggtagtaacgtgccgaaatattgatgatagatataaacgtacctaacctggttactggtgtgttttctttttatttaaatgttgCAAGAACATCTCTAAATTGTTTGTGACTAATCATGTAACATTTTGAAATGGGCCCTTTGGCTCAATAATTTTTCTACTGAAACAAAGTGACATAGGCTCAACAAAATGTTCTGCTGAATCATGCATGTTCAAATGCAGTCATCCGGGTTCTGTGTTGAAATATTGAGAAACGGGGTCGTTTGGGGCCTGCTGAAATGATTGGAGTCATCCAATAAGAGCACTAAGAACCGTTGCTAATGTGTTTTGCATGATATGGAGTTCAAGTCTCCTTGCATTAAGCATTGCACTATCGATTTATTAGAGCCCCATCTTGCAACGATAAAGTCCTCTTTTGAAAACATTTTGAAATGAGGCTAGTAAGGCGCTTTGCTACTGTATTGTACAGTTGACACAAATATGATTAATATCTGAAATCTTTAAAACAAATTCTATGAAAACTGATCTTCGTGACAACAAAAGAAATCTGGAAAATGGCTTTCGGTCCAAGAATTGTGGCTCCAGACTGTGGCACACTCTGAAACACCGACATCTGTTCTCTGACTCTTCGGAATAGTCGCACAAAACAGCTTGCAACCATTCACGATGTTGGTTGTTGGATTGTAACGTCTCTTCAACCTACTAGTTAATTTGGCTATGCGGTACCGTACCATTAAGGATATGGTGCAATACAAATTAACCTTATGCGGCAGAATGCTTACATGaatcgtcgttgttgttgttgttgttgttgttgttgttgttgttgttgttgttgttgttgttgttgtttctttaacCCTTTAGTTAATTTGGCTATGCGGTACCGTACCATTTAGGATATGGTGCAATACAAATTAACCTTATGCAGCAGAATGCTTACATgaatcgttgttgttgttgttgttgttgttgttgttgttgttgttgttgctgttgttgttgttgttgttagtttgaCGTTACT
It contains:
- the LOC138957229 gene encoding uncharacterized protein codes for the protein KRLNCWAGWEDGEFIFLVAADHNEPRYCLRFPKQQHGEFSVLVYFSVICPTENDGKPPPGIEYYELRMRRKDVLPCEDEHALHCEEIAEHNKCSRDHDFARHCPRSCGLCEDKTEAEKKDRCWFDPRLYGDWILYERERTEDVFIDRYSLSFSQLGDFTCTDVISENDYRYKTISTFKNGCSERYTCFEFKRRNNNVLQFRVGKSHRKDGEPETICHFDKDSSPLRDRYRSFEFKNLILARDLWPSYCGLNSNIPFNGTVNGEQCEGELGDWSPDTCTTRGTLVFRSSTCASLIIPQEFQCLAFIPADEGSLQQQLITRSMDGKNEYNCWVISSHIEGPRWPYRIMYRMPTTQCPESPETASGAGMLPKATLYLDDKSRSKVCYPDKDNPASTQGTSTRSTDLKYVIPDQNNGNKHVHIGSQRPQADGSSPTPASGLSQGAAQSCCPSWFLTCALSFVAALTMASLSNIGMMSKWVPSDVTSFSSRR